The following coding sequences are from one uncultured Desulfobacter sp. window:
- the parE gene encoding DNA topoisomerase IV subunit B, which produces MNLFDGKTQDKTADQGYDARSIEVLKGLDPVKRRPGMYTETGSPNHLAFEVIDNSVDEAIAGFATHIDVTLTPDNRIIVSDNGRGMPVDIHPEEGISGVELIMTKLHAGAKFSSKDYAFSGGLHGVGVSVVNALSSHLSIVICRDKKQYAIEFQNGDKTKDLEETGKAAKTGTTLEFKPNPAYFDTDQFNVTAIRTALKSKAVLCRGLTTTFTVQETRETDTWHYDQGLDQYLQERIGNTETIFPEPFTGAADNDELKAVWTVNWGKEDALDIEESYVNLIPTKLGGTHVNGFRSGLLESVKEFCKFRNILPKGVFLTPEDIWQKVGYVLSVKLVEAQFSGQTKERLSSRHCAGLVNIQVRDAFSLWLNQNVALGEALAQAAIENARSRERKRKKVSLKTRTSGASLPAKLSDCTSDDQSQRELFFVEGDSAGGSAKQARDRRFQAIMPLRGKILNTWDLNASTILESKEIRDISQVLGVLPGSDDISKLRYNKLCILADADSDGLHIATLLCALFLRHFPEVVRHGHVFVAMPPLYRIDMGKDVFYALDDSEKSAIIKRLSRRKKPGKINIQRFKGLGEMNPLQLRETTIAPDSRRLVQLTITDPPGVDAQDNDPARENEETVSPAVETDSNQTQEKEKEDVFQVMDMLLSKKRARDRKHWIETHGVIKEI; this is translated from the coding sequence ATGAACTTATTTGATGGCAAGACACAGGATAAGACCGCAGACCAGGGGTATGACGCCCGATCCATCGAGGTGCTCAAAGGCCTTGATCCGGTCAAACGCAGACCGGGCATGTACACGGAGACAGGGAGCCCGAACCACCTGGCCTTTGAGGTGATCGACAATAGTGTGGACGAGGCCATTGCAGGCTTTGCCACACACATCGATGTCACCTTGACCCCGGACAACAGGATCATCGTATCGGACAACGGCCGGGGCATGCCCGTGGACATCCACCCGGAGGAAGGCATCTCCGGGGTTGAACTGATCATGACCAAGCTGCACGCCGGCGCCAAATTTTCAAGCAAGGATTATGCATTTTCAGGCGGACTGCACGGCGTCGGGGTGTCGGTGGTCAATGCCCTGTCCAGCCACCTGTCCATCGTTATTTGCCGGGACAAAAAACAATACGCCATTGAATTTCAAAACGGTGACAAAACAAAAGATCTGGAAGAGACCGGGAAGGCTGCCAAGACCGGCACCACCCTGGAATTCAAGCCCAACCCCGCCTATTTTGATACCGACCAATTCAACGTCACCGCCATCCGAACAGCACTTAAATCCAAGGCGGTGCTGTGCCGGGGACTGACCACCACCTTTACCGTTCAAGAGACCCGGGAGACAGACACCTGGCACTATGACCAGGGCCTGGATCAATACCTTCAAGAGCGGATCGGCAACACCGAAACCATTTTCCCGGAACCGTTCACAGGCGCTGCTGACAACGATGAATTAAAGGCCGTATGGACAGTGAACTGGGGGAAGGAAGACGCCCTTGACATTGAAGAAAGCTATGTCAATCTGATCCCCACAAAACTTGGGGGCACCCATGTCAATGGATTCAGGTCAGGTCTGCTGGAGTCCGTTAAAGAGTTCTGTAAATTTCGAAATATTTTGCCCAAAGGCGTTTTTCTCACCCCCGAAGACATCTGGCAAAAGGTGGGGTATGTATTGTCCGTAAAACTTGTGGAAGCCCAGTTCTCGGGGCAGACCAAAGAGCGGCTCTCCTCACGGCACTGTGCGGGCCTTGTGAACATTCAAGTCCGGGATGCGTTCAGTTTGTGGCTGAACCAGAACGTCGCCCTGGGCGAAGCCCTGGCCCAGGCCGCCATTGAAAATGCCAGAAGCCGAGAAAGAAAACGCAAAAAAGTATCTTTGAAGACCCGGACCAGCGGGGCCTCGTTGCCAGCAAAACTGTCAGACTGCACCAGTGATGACCAAAGCCAGCGGGAACTCTTTTTCGTGGAGGGCGATTCCGCCGGCGGTTCGGCAAAGCAGGCCAGAGACCGGCGTTTCCAGGCCATCATGCCCCTGCGGGGGAAAATCCTGAACACCTGGGATCTAAACGCATCTACCATACTTGAATCCAAAGAAATACGGGATATTTCCCAGGTTCTGGGCGTGCTCCCGGGCTCCGATGATATTTCCAAGCTGCGCTACAACAAATTATGTATCCTGGCCGATGCGGACTCTGATGGTCTGCACATTGCGACCCTGTTGTGCGCGCTGTTTCTAAGACACTTCCCCGAGGTGGTACGACACGGCCATGTGTTTGTGGCCATGCCGCCCCTTTATCGGATTGACATGGGAAAAGATGTCTTTTACGCCCTGGATGATTCAGAAAAAAGTGCCATCATCAAGCGCCTGAGCCGCAGGAAAAAGCCGGGGAAAATAAATATCCAGCGGTTCAAGGGACTGGGGGAGATGAATCCACTCCAGCTTAGGGAAACCACCATTGCCCCGGACTCCCGGCGTTTGGTTCAGCTGACGATCACGGACCCGCCGGGCGTCGACGCCCAGGACAATGACCCGGCCCGGGAAAACGAAGAAACGGTATCACCCGCCGTTGAAACAGACAGCAATCAAACCCAGGAAAAAGAAAAAGAGGATGTGTTCCAGGTTATGGATATGCTGTTGAGCAAAAAAAGAGCCCGGGACCGGAAACACTGGATTGAAACCCATGGAGTAATCAAAGAGATTTAA
- a CDS encoding TIGR00730 family Rossman fold protein, whose protein sequence is MSTPKSIQYPIDDFKSGESWRLFKIMGEFVEGIDGLHDLGPAVSIFGSSRTAKGHPDYETARKTAACFAAGGYAVITGGGPGIMEAANLGASERNGESVGLKIALPFEEKGNSYMTRSLDFNYFFIRKVMFVKYAQAYIIMPGGLGTMDEMFETLTLVQTRRIRKMPVILMNKKFWAGLLDWIKNALAENGLISPEDMGLFSLADTPEQALEIVDNFYKQA, encoded by the coding sequence ATGAGCACCCCCAAGAGCATCCAGTATCCCATTGATGATTTCAAATCCGGCGAATCATGGCGCCTGTTTAAAATTATGGGTGAATTTGTTGAAGGCATAGACGGGCTTCATGACCTGGGTCCGGCCGTATCCATTTTCGGTTCCTCCAGAACGGCCAAGGGGCACCCGGACTATGAAACTGCAAGGAAGACGGCTGCCTGTTTTGCTGCCGGCGGCTATGCAGTCATCACCGGTGGCGGCCCCGGCATCATGGAGGCGGCCAACCTGGGTGCAAGCGAACGGAACGGGGAGTCCGTAGGGCTGAAGATTGCGCTACCCTTTGAAGAAAAGGGCAACAGCTACATGACCCGCTCCCTGGACTTTAATTACTTTTTTATCCGCAAGGTCATGTTCGTAAAATACGCCCAGGCCTATATTATTATGCCTGGCGGCCTGGGCACCATGGACGAAATGTTTGAAACCCTCACCCTGGTTCAGACCCGGCGTATCCGAAAAATGCCTGTGATTTTAATGAACAAAAAATTCTGGGCCGGACTCCTGGACTGGATTAAAAACGCACTTGCCGAAAACGGATTGATCTCGCCCGAGGACATGGGTCTGTTCTCACTGGCTGACACCCCGGAACAGGCCCTTGAAATTGTAGATAATTTTTACAAGCAAGCCTGA
- a CDS encoding class I adenylate cyclase — translation MDDANPEFDRQTFDDYWNTLDEQQRKELVLQAPQLPVYLGLLPILSSVFSTHYPLREAGRKSLTAMTLVIRRNIDTPLENKPVKQARAEAFQGAALIYRKIFMQMAFSDKSILIHALMNIGSIGTFFAFKALYLERVSQDVIKKCIKDLDDRLCLVFADQYLQADPAIRLRFAGLFRYVLAGIKQREAVTWYYAGLFDRGRDVDPYLHNIDASLRNPLLIEENELLSMKPQERIAGLKAISMMRSRVPLRVFEKVLTRETVKKVRMAVYGLIENSSYGMYPELFEPLFKRIKGAKTNEALGVFKALVVTGRHPFHRVMDLVRAIYPAIIPVINMEISALSRLSFFALQDIALNKDAYQGENYDVNLACIFGMIKKRPERVVRVLKEHLDICGSDQVKKDVDRLMVKTQNLLLKERKSIAAPFKKFQTQVPEKKSMVSFLKSMIKDPVQKRLDELRQGGGPQDLDLRRAVIRDMDLAGMDLTRSVLNLTEAQIVDTRMAGVHAANGVCRNTLFYNMNLDDAVFDQTCFDDAVFVNVSAKHATFNQCSFQNASFYNCDFNGSDMSDALFIGAIIAKCAFNETNLTCAVFAHSRLSGLSFAHAWLHMADFNNTQARFCRFASHAAMDLRTRDLDYNAREYQLSFVDLPRIDPRVVDEINMLIFCEFVHYGQAKFLKQNKLSLLAAFDVFKPEQADFFQLLPLLLHENIAMPETSKVPSTTPCGVADYLPSRESERVGRQYLGSANVLIRRHPDPCILAVYSMGSVGSVAQTAESDIDYWICIDEKRLGRQGGDLLRKKLDALERMALERFRIQVTFFLVDIFKARDNDFGGSSQESSGSAQARLLKEEFYRTMIHVAGRLPLWTALPTSISANYYTLIFDCINRLPGTKRHIDLGDIYAVPRNEYFGASIWQMFKWLKSPFKSVIKMALLEKYINTYDREPMLCNEYKNEWMNSGTHLKPGQNDSYIILLNTMIQFYMNSGDTRSIKLLLTCFFLKLGITKQSELDSSVFGFRRILLERCLLEWGWDQEKVFEIGRFKSWPYTAIHRLSLTIEQYMMTRYKDLKTRFQDDAELAISDRDRLVLERKVDIQFQDKPGKIKKLLLISSGDRHFSKLYLRYLPSSSGKGYGKWELIHKPAIQTGMDEESILTASSVEEIGAWLIHNHLYTDHTFLTMAPNSTEVSHDSIEKLYRAMHDFFTPELLKPVSFDALGVRPFIASLFVSLNFYAERPGGKISDFTLIYLNSWDEMFLRTARLKAPANIDPVKRYICKELGLKHLPENTVFHVPRKGLH, via the coding sequence ATGGATGATGCGAATCCTGAATTTGATCGTCAAACCTTTGATGATTACTGGAATACCCTTGATGAACAACAGCGCAAGGAACTGGTTCTTCAGGCCCCCCAATTGCCTGTTTACCTCGGCCTTCTACCTATCTTGAGCAGTGTCTTTTCAACCCATTACCCGTTAAGGGAAGCCGGCAGAAAAAGTTTGACCGCAATGACCTTGGTCATTCGAAGGAATATTGACACCCCGCTGGAAAATAAGCCGGTAAAGCAAGCCCGGGCCGAAGCCTTCCAGGGGGCGGCCCTGATTTACCGCAAAATTTTTATGCAGATGGCATTTTCAGATAAAAGTATCCTGATCCATGCGCTCATGAACATCGGCAGTATCGGCACCTTTTTTGCCTTCAAGGCGCTTTATCTGGAACGGGTCTCCCAGGATGTCATAAAAAAGTGTATCAAGGATCTGGACGACCGGCTTTGTCTGGTTTTTGCCGACCAGTATCTCCAGGCGGATCCTGCCATCCGTTTGCGTTTTGCCGGATTGTTCCGCTATGTGCTTGCCGGGATTAAGCAGCGTGAGGCGGTCACCTGGTACTATGCCGGTTTGTTTGACCGGGGGCGGGATGTGGATCCCTATCTGCATAATATTGATGCCTCCTTGCGAAATCCCTTGCTCATAGAAGAAAATGAGCTGTTGTCCATGAAGCCCCAGGAACGGATTGCCGGCCTTAAAGCCATTTCAATGATGCGGTCCAGGGTACCTTTGCGTGTATTTGAAAAGGTGCTGACCCGGGAAACCGTAAAAAAAGTCAGAATGGCTGTGTACGGTCTGATTGAAAATTCATCCTATGGGATGTATCCGGAACTGTTCGAACCGCTGTTTAAGCGGATCAAAGGCGCCAAAACCAACGAGGCCCTCGGTGTGTTCAAAGCCCTTGTGGTGACTGGCCGGCACCCCTTTCATAGGGTCATGGACCTGGTTCGCGCCATCTATCCTGCCATCATTCCCGTCATCAATATGGAGATTTCGGCATTGTCCAGGCTCTCGTTTTTTGCGCTCCAGGACATTGCCCTGAACAAGGATGCCTACCAGGGGGAAAATTATGACGTCAACCTGGCATGTATCTTCGGTATGATCAAAAAACGCCCGGAACGCGTGGTCAGGGTATTAAAGGAACATCTGGATATCTGCGGTTCGGACCAGGTTAAAAAAGATGTGGACAGGCTCATGGTTAAAACCCAGAACCTGCTGCTTAAGGAACGCAAAAGCATTGCCGCCCCGTTCAAAAAATTCCAGACACAGGTGCCCGAAAAAAAATCCATGGTCTCCTTTTTAAAATCCATGATCAAGGACCCGGTTCAAAAGAGGTTGGATGAATTGAGACAAGGGGGGGGTCCCCAGGATCTGGACCTTCGAAGGGCGGTGATCCGGGACATGGACCTGGCCGGGATGGATTTGACCCGCTCCGTCCTTAATTTGACCGAAGCACAGATTGTTGATACGCGAATGGCCGGCGTTCATGCGGCAAACGGCGTCTGCCGCAATACATTGTTTTACAATATGAATCTGGATGATGCCGTGTTTGATCAGACCTGTTTTGACGATGCTGTTTTTGTCAATGTGTCTGCCAAACATGCAACATTCAACCAGTGCAGTTTTCAGAACGCTTCTTTTTATAATTGTGATTTCAACGGTTCGGACATGAGCGATGCACTGTTCATTGGTGCGATCATTGCTAAGTGCGCCTTCAATGAAACGAATCTGACCTGCGCCGTTTTTGCCCATTCCCGATTGTCCGGGCTCTCCTTTGCCCATGCCTGGCTTCACATGGCCGACTTCAACAATACCCAGGCGCGGTTTTGCCGGTTTGCATCCCATGCGGCCATGGACCTGCGTACCCGGGATCTGGATTACAATGCCAGGGAATACCAGCTCAGCTTTGTTGATCTGCCGAGAATTGATCCCAGGGTGGTTGACGAGATCAATATGCTTATTTTCTGTGAATTTGTTCATTACGGGCAGGCCAAATTCCTAAAACAGAATAAGTTGAGTCTTCTGGCGGCCTTTGATGTTTTCAAGCCGGAGCAGGCCGATTTTTTTCAGCTTCTGCCTTTATTGCTCCATGAAAATATTGCCATGCCCGAGACCAGCAAGGTGCCGTCGACAACACCTTGCGGTGTGGCCGATTATCTGCCGTCCAGGGAATCCGAACGGGTTGGCCGGCAATACCTGGGCAGTGCCAATGTTCTTATCCGCCGGCATCCGGACCCCTGCATCCTTGCCGTCTATTCCATGGGAAGTGTCGGGTCTGTTGCCCAGACGGCCGAGTCTGACATTGACTACTGGATTTGTATTGATGAAAAGCGCCTGGGCCGCCAGGGGGGCGATCTTTTACGCAAGAAGCTTGATGCCCTGGAGCGCATGGCCCTGGAACGGTTTAGAATTCAGGTAACCTTTTTTCTTGTGGATATTTTCAAGGCCCGTGATAATGATTTCGGCGGCTCTTCCCAGGAGAGTTCCGGCTCTGCCCAGGCCCGGTTGCTCAAGGAGGAATTTTACCGGACCATGATCCATGTGGCCGGTAGACTGCCCCTGTGGACGGCGCTTCCCACCAGTATCAGCGCCAATTATTATACCCTGATCTTTGACTGTATCAATCGCCTGCCCGGCACCAAACGGCATATTGATCTGGGTGATATTTATGCCGTACCCCGTAATGAATATTTCGGCGCTTCAATCTGGCAGATGTTCAAGTGGCTCAAGAGTCCTTTTAAATCGGTGATTAAGATGGCGCTGCTGGAAAAATACATCAACACCTATGACCGGGAGCCCATGCTGTGCAACGAGTATAAAAATGAGTGGATGAATTCAGGGACCCATCTGAAACCGGGGCAGAACGATTCCTATATCATTTTACTCAATACCATGATTCAGTTTTACATGAATTCCGGGGATACCCGATCCATCAAGCTGTTGCTCACCTGTTTTTTTCTCAAGCTGGGGATTACAAAGCAATCGGAACTGGATTCAAGTGTGTTTGGCTTTCGGCGCATTCTTTTGGAACGGTGCCTTTTGGAGTGGGGCTGGGATCAGGAAAAGGTCTTTGAGATCGGCCGGTTTAAATCCTGGCCTTATACCGCCATTCACCGTCTTTCCCTGACCATTGAACAATATATGATGACCCGGTACAAGGACCTTAAAACCCGGTTTCAGGATGATGCCGAGCTTGCGATTTCCGACCGGGATCGATTGGTTCTTGAGCGCAAGGTGGATATTCAATTCCAGGACAAGCCGGGTAAGATTAAGAAGCTGCTTTTAATCTCAAGTGGGGATCGTCATTTTTCAAAGCTGTATTTAAGATATCTGCCTTCTTCGTCCGGCAAAGGGTACGGCAAGTGGGAATTGATCCATAAGCCTGCAATCCAGACCGGTATGGATGAGGAATCGATACTCACGGCAAGCTCCGTGGAAGAGATCGGGGCCTGGTTGATTCATAATCATCTCTATACGGATCATACATTTTTGACCATGGCGCCCAATTCCACGGAAGTTTCCCATGACAGCATTGAAAAATTATACCGGGCCATGCATGATTTTTTTACCCCTGAATTGCTAAAACCTGTGAGTTTTGATGCACTGGGGGTCCGGCCCTTTATTGCAAGTCTGTTTGTCTCCCTCAATTTTTATGCGGAAAGACCTGGCGGAAAAATTTCTGATTTCACACTGATTTACCTCAATTCCTGGGATGAGATGTTTTTGCGCACCGCAAGACTTAAAGCACCGGCAAATATTGATCCTGTTAAAAGATATATCTGCAAAGAGCTTGGTTTGAAGCATTTACCCGAAAACACCGTCTTTCATGTCCCAAGAAAGGGGCTTCACTGA
- the mltF gene encoding membrane-bound lytic murein transglycosylase MltF, whose product MKSFLTRHFILLSLIIITLGLVRFCVLIDRQDIGNTLNTVEKVRKNGKLRLITNRAINTYYLYNNKPMGFEYDLALEFARFLNVELDVITPGWNNMFEFLKQDQGDFIAAGISITAPRLEYADFSIPYMTIQQRIIHHNLIFSPKDIKDMEFRIFHARRGTSYHYRLTEIKNAGVPLEYVLYNNIPTEELIGMVHDREIKFTVADSNIALLTRRFFPDIRIGIPIQEKESLAWAVRKNDSEMLKQVNKFLLHASSTGILKRITTKYYGNIDNFDAYELKKFHDRINSRLPKYKNAIKVESAKHGFDWRLIAAVVYQESHFDPEAKSHTNVRGLMQVTEATAREMGIKNRLDPQQSIRAGIKYLSLMYKRFDFIKDDSQRLLFALASYNVGYGHVKDAMSLAKKNGYNPNTWQGIKATLPLLSKEKYYNQTKYGYARGWEPVQYVERIQTYFDILKQKKAAMAG is encoded by the coding sequence ATGAAATCATTTTTAACTAGACATTTTATACTTTTATCTCTCATTATTATAACCTTGGGGTTGGTGAGATTTTGTGTGCTGATTGACCGCCAGGACATCGGAAACACACTGAATACCGTCGAAAAAGTACGCAAAAACGGTAAACTGCGCCTGATTACCAACAGGGCGATCAACACCTATTATTTATACAACAACAAACCCATGGGGTTTGAGTATGATCTGGCCCTGGAGTTTGCACGTTTTTTAAATGTGGAGCTTGATGTCATAACGCCCGGCTGGAACAATATGTTCGAGTTTCTCAAACAGGACCAGGGCGATTTCATTGCCGCGGGCATTTCAATTACGGCCCCGCGCCTGGAATATGCAGATTTTTCCATTCCCTACATGACCATACAGCAGCGCATTATTCACCACAATCTTATCTTTAGCCCCAAAGATATCAAAGACATGGAATTCAGAATATTTCATGCCAGGCGGGGGACATCCTATCATTACAGGCTGACGGAGATAAAAAACGCCGGCGTACCGTTGGAGTATGTGCTGTATAACAATATCCCCACCGAAGAACTCATCGGCATGGTCCATGACAGGGAGATTAAATTCACCGTTGCCGATTCCAACATCGCCCTGCTGACCCGCCGCTTTTTCCCGGATATACGCATCGGCATTCCCATCCAGGAAAAAGAGTCCCTGGCCTGGGCGGTCCGCAAAAACGACAGTGAGATGCTCAAACAGGTCAACAAATTTTTGCTTCATGCCAGCAGTACCGGTATCCTGAAGCGTATCACTACAAAATATTATGGCAACATCGACAATTTTGACGCGTATGAGCTTAAAAAGTTCCATGACCGCATAAACAGCCGGCTGCCCAAATACAAAAATGCGATCAAGGTGGAATCGGCCAAGCACGGCTTTGACTGGCGCCTGATCGCCGCCGTTGTATACCAGGAATCCCATTTTGACCCGGAGGCAAAAAGTCATACCAATGTGCGCGGACTCATGCAGGTCACCGAAGCAACCGCCAGGGAAATGGGCATAAAGAACCGCCTTGACCCCCAGCAAAGTATCCGTGCGGGAATCAAATATCTATCCTTAATGTACAAACGATTTGATTTTATAAAAGATGATTCCCAGCGGTTGCTGTTTGCCCTGGCAAGTTATAATGTCGGATACGGCCACGTCAAAGACGCCATGAGCCTTGCAAAGAAGAATGGGTACAACCCCAATACCTGGCAGGGAATCAAGGCGACGCTTCCGCTGTTGTCCAAGGAAAAATATTATAACCAGACAAAATATGGATACGCCCGGGGCTGGGAACCGGTTCAGTATGTGGAGCGTATCCAGACATATTTCGATATTCTGAAACAGAAAAAAGCTGCCATGGCCGGATAA
- a CDS encoding HPr family phosphocarrier protein: MTTNLDFQYSVSRQTTVVNALGMHARPAAVIAAMAQDGCGDIWLSDGKNFVDAASIIEILSLCAVTGTKVSIFTEKEEDAGLADRIKDFFDVGFGENENG, encoded by the coding sequence ATGACTACAAACTTGGATTTTCAATATTCAGTATCCCGGCAGACGACTGTGGTCAATGCTTTAGGGATGCATGCGCGGCCTGCGGCAGTCATTGCTGCAATGGCCCAGGACGGTTGCGGCGACATCTGGTTGTCGGACGGAAAGAATTTTGTGGATGCCGCAAGCATTATCGAGATTCTATCGTTGTGTGCGGTTACGGGAACAAAGGTGTCTATTTTTACGGAAAAGGAAGAAGACGCCGGCCTGGCGGATAGGATTAAAGATTTTTTTGACGTCGGATTTGGGGAGAATGAAAATGGATAA
- the parC gene encoding DNA topoisomerase IV subunit A: MTQTQTPSVEEFERQPFQEFTQNAYLNYSMYVILDRALPHIGDGLKPVQRRIIYSMSQLGLSSTAKFKKSARTVGDVLGKFHPHGDTACYEAMVLMAQPFSLRYPLVDGQGNWGDPNDPKSFAAMRYTESRLSKYAKILLDELEQGTVNWVPNFDGTLEEPSLMPARLPNILLNGTTGIAVGMATSIPPHNLREVAKALIFLIENEEADTNDVCKFIKGPDFPTQAEIITPADEISDIYEKGRGRVKMRARYIIEDGELVFTALPYHASTEKIYEQIAAQISAKKLPMVSDLRDESDHEAPTRLVVMPRTNRVDMDALAAHLFATTDLEKSFSINMNMIGLDGRPGVKSLKEILNEWLEFRRDTIERKFRFRLEKIISRLHILEGFKIVYLNLDQVIEIIRTADDPAKELMETFGLSEIQVKAVLEIRLRQLARLEEIKITQEMDALSKEKAQLDKLLNSPKAFKAFMIKEIQEDAKNFGDKRCSPIKKRKEAEAFSVTDVIDVEPVTVILSTNGWIKTAKGHDIDPENVKFKTGDNLLCHLRTRSDKPIALIDTAGRAYTLFSHTLPSARGNGEPVTGHLTLAPDTSIYTMLAAEDEELFLNGADNGYGYIIKFSDFLTNFKNGKAVITLAKNDLPIVPLPIPDVNSDNVAAITTGGRMLIFPVNQLPRLKKGKGNKIIHIPAPGKSQSNPEKLKLLKILPLNSNLVIYSGKHLLRLTPGNQQDYTSTRGRRGKLLPRGYRKVDDLEIIPGRR, encoded by the coding sequence ATGACCCAGACCCAAACCCCCAGTGTTGAAGAATTTGAACGCCAGCCATTCCAGGAGTTTACCCAGAACGCATACCTGAACTACTCCATGTATGTCATTTTGGACCGCGCCCTGCCCCACATCGGCGACGGACTCAAACCGGTCCAGCGCAGAATCATATACTCCATGAGCCAGCTTGGGCTCTCTTCCACGGCCAAATTTAAAAAATCAGCCAGAACCGTGGGGGATGTTCTGGGTAAATTTCATCCCCACGGGGATACGGCCTGCTACGAGGCCATGGTCCTGATGGCCCAGCCGTTTTCCCTGAGATACCCCCTGGTGGACGGCCAGGGCAACTGGGGTGACCCCAATGATCCCAAATCCTTTGCCGCCATGCGGTACACCGAATCAAGACTCTCCAAGTACGCAAAAATTCTCCTGGACGAGCTGGAACAGGGCACAGTGAACTGGGTTCCCAATTTTGACGGCACCCTGGAAGAGCCGTCCCTGATGCCGGCCCGTTTGCCCAATATTCTGCTCAACGGGACCACCGGCATTGCCGTGGGCATGGCCACCTCCATCCCCCCGCACAATCTAAGGGAAGTGGCAAAGGCATTGATCTTTCTCATTGAAAATGAAGAGGCCGACACCAACGACGTGTGCAAATTCATCAAAGGCCCTGATTTCCCCACCCAGGCTGAAATCATAACCCCGGCAGACGAAATCAGCGACATCTATGAAAAAGGCAGGGGGCGGGTCAAAATGCGCGCCCGGTATATCATAGAGGACGGGGAGCTTGTGTTCACCGCCCTGCCCTATCATGCGTCCACGGAAAAAATCTACGAGCAGATCGCCGCCCAGATCAGTGCAAAAAAACTGCCCATGGTCTCGGATCTGCGGGATGAGTCCGACCACGAAGCCCCCACACGCCTGGTGGTGATGCCACGGACAAACCGCGTGGATATGGACGCCCTGGCAGCCCACCTGTTTGCCACAACCGATCTTGAAAAATCCTTTTCAATCAACATGAACATGATCGGCCTTGACGGCCGGCCTGGGGTGAAAAGTTTAAAAGAGATCCTGAATGAATGGCTTGAGTTCAGGCGAGACACCATTGAAAGAAAATTCAGGTTCCGTCTTGAAAAAATTATCAGCCGCCTGCATATCCTGGAAGGATTTAAAATTGTTTACCTCAACCTGGACCAGGTCATCGAGATCATACGCACCGCAGATGATCCGGCCAAAGAATTGATGGAGACATTCGGCCTGTCCGAAATCCAGGTGAAGGCTGTGCTGGAAATCCGGTTGCGCCAGCTGGCCAGACTGGAAGAGATCAAAATCACCCAGGAGATGGACGCGCTGTCCAAGGAGAAGGCACAATTAGACAAACTTCTAAACTCCCCTAAAGCGTTTAAGGCGTTTATGATCAAAGAGATCCAAGAAGACGCCAAAAATTTTGGTGACAAGCGCTGCTCCCCCATCAAAAAACGCAAGGAGGCCGAAGCATTCTCGGTGACCGATGTTATTGATGTGGAGCCTGTAACCGTTATTTTGTCCACCAATGGATGGATAAAAACAGCCAAAGGCCATGACATTGATCCTGAAAACGTAAAATTCAAAACCGGGGACAATCTGCTGTGCCACCTGCGCACCCGATCCGACAAACCCATTGCACTCATTGACACCGCAGGCAGGGCTTACACCCTGTTCTCCCACACCCTTCCCTCGGCCAGGGGAAACGGAGAACCCGTCACAGGACACCTCACCCTGGCCCCGGACACCAGCATTTACACAATGCTTGCCGCCGAAGATGAAGAGCTGTTTCTCAACGGGGCCGACAATGGGTACGGCTATATCATCAAGTTCAGCGATTTTTTAACTAATTTTAAAAACGGAAAGGCCGTGATCACATTAGCAAAAAACGATCTGCCCATAGTGCCGCTTCCCATACCCGATGTCAATTCCGACAATGTAGCCGCCATCACCACCGGGGGCAGAATGCTGATCTTCCCGGTCAATCAACTGCCCCGCCTGAAAAAAGGCAAGGGCAATAAAATAATCCACATTCCGGCCCCCGGTAAGAGCCAAAGCAACCCGGAAAAGCTTAAGCTTCTAAAAATATTGCCTTTAAACTCAAATCTTGTTATATATTCGGGCAAACATCTCTTGCGGCTGACACCAGGCAACCAGCAGGATTACACAAGTACAAGGGGGCGACGGGGAAAGTTGCTTCCCCGTGGATACAGAAAAGTTGATGACCTTGAAATTATCCCAGGCCGGCGATAG